In Sphingomonas psychrotolerans, the following proteins share a genomic window:
- a CDS encoding alpha/beta hydrolase family protein, protein MWRYLCGAVLALGCFQAGPASAARDVSPVDAAIYFTPPAIEDATLSPDGLRVAARALVDGRPVLAVYDLSGAAPAVRPVALPEEERLEWHGWLGPRRLLVSLLRQGAAPSARFVTIDLDTGKRSQLGAVRPVEAGDEVIHIAADGSFLLLKSMVPDKPTPGVYRLDLASGAVTLAVAPREHVWNWYADSAGVIRAGLATQGKRSWLLYRKNEQDSFSRPTRGAGGLAGADRFVPIRGSDRGYALAQTAAGRIGLYAYDFGKGRLGGLLYEDPQADLEGFQTGSDGRLLGVNAAGRSATHWLDPAMAQRQTRVDSVLPGRANRVISSSADQTRSLVFSESAGDPGAFYLYGEGRATLVAAVSPALTNKRGAEMQPVQYRARDGLEISGYLTLPAGRAASGLPLIVMPHGGPFARDSWGYDPWVQYLADRGYAVLQPNYRGSTGYGRSFVEKGNGEWGRGMQRDIDDGVDWLAAQGLADPRRVCIMGASYGGYAAMWAATDPSPRYRCAISFAGISDVAAQLAYDRKTFDERDYRAWKSRIQGRAPSLDALSPIARVDALHMPILIAHGTADDTVPGDQSVRFHEALTRRGRAHDYVAYADQGHTLEGPGDNADFLTRVGKFLEAHNPA, encoded by the coding sequence ATGTGGCGGTATCTGTGCGGCGCCGTGCTGGCGCTCGGCTGTTTTCAGGCAGGGCCTGCGTCCGCGGCGCGCGACGTGTCGCCGGTCGACGCGGCCATCTATTTCACGCCGCCGGCCATCGAGGATGCCACGCTGTCGCCGGATGGGCTGCGTGTCGCGGCACGCGCGCTCGTTGATGGCCGTCCCGTTCTCGCAGTCTACGATTTGTCCGGCGCCGCGCCTGCGGTTCGCCCGGTCGCGCTGCCCGAGGAAGAGCGGCTCGAATGGCATGGCTGGCTGGGCCCCCGCCGGCTGCTGGTCAGCCTGCTCCGGCAAGGCGCCGCACCGAGCGCACGCTTCGTGACGATCGATCTCGACACCGGCAAGCGCAGCCAGCTCGGGGCCGTCCGCCCGGTCGAGGCCGGCGACGAAGTGATCCACATCGCCGCCGACGGCAGCTTCCTGCTGCTCAAATCCATGGTCCCGGACAAGCCGACGCCCGGTGTCTACCGCCTCGATCTCGCCAGCGGCGCGGTCACGCTTGCCGTCGCGCCGCGCGAGCATGTCTGGAACTGGTATGCCGATTCGGCCGGGGTGATCCGCGCCGGGCTCGCCACGCAGGGTAAGCGGTCGTGGCTGCTCTATCGCAAGAACGAACAGGACTCATTCAGCCGACCGACGCGCGGTGCCGGCGGCCTTGCTGGTGCCGATCGCTTCGTCCCGATTCGCGGCAGCGATCGTGGCTATGCGCTGGCCCAGACCGCCGCCGGGCGAATCGGGCTCTATGCCTATGATTTCGGCAAAGGGCGCCTCGGCGGGTTGCTCTACGAAGATCCGCAAGCCGACCTAGAGGGGTTCCAGACCGGGTCCGACGGGCGGTTGCTCGGCGTGAACGCCGCCGGGCGCTCCGCGACGCACTGGCTGGATCCGGCAATGGCGCAACGTCAGACGCGAGTCGATTCGGTACTGCCGGGTCGGGCGAATCGCGTGATCTCGTCGAGCGCGGACCAGACGCGGTCGCTGGTATTCAGCGAATCCGCCGGCGATCCGGGCGCCTTTTATCTCTATGGCGAGGGGCGCGCGACGTTGGTCGCCGCGGTCAGCCCGGCGCTGACCAACAAGCGCGGAGCGGAGATGCAGCCAGTGCAGTATCGTGCCCGCGACGGGCTAGAGATCAGCGGCTATCTGACCCTGCCGGCGGGGCGTGCGGCCAGCGGCCTGCCGTTGATCGTCATGCCGCATGGCGGTCCCTTCGCGCGCGACAGCTGGGGCTATGATCCGTGGGTCCAATATCTCGCCGATCGCGGCTATGCCGTGCTCCAGCCCAATTATCGCGGTTCGACCGGCTACGGCCGTTCCTTTGTCGAGAAGGGCAATGGCGAATGGGGCCGGGGCATGCAGCGGGATATCGACGACGGCGTCGACTGGCTCGCGGCGCAGGGCCTGGCCGACCCGCGCCGGGTCTGCATCATGGGCGCGTCTTATGGCGGCTATGCGGCGATGTGGGCCGCCACGGACCCGTCGCCGCGCTATCGCTGCGCGATCAGCTTTGCCGGAATATCGGACGTCGCGGCGCAGCTCGCTTACGATCGCAAGACATTCGACGAACGAGATTATCGCGCGTGGAAGAGCCGCATCCAGGGCCGGGCGCCTTCGCTCGACGCGCTTTCGCCGATCGCAAGGGTCGATGCCCTGCACATGCCGATCCTGATCGCGCACGGCACTGCCGACGATACGGTGCCGGGAGACCAATCGGTCCGCTTTCACGAGGCGCTGACGCGCCGCGGCCGCGCGCATGATTATGTCGCTTATGCGGACCAGGGCCACACCCTCGAAGGCCCCGGCGACAATGCCGATTTCCTGACTCGCGTCGGCAAATTCCTCGAAGCGCACAACCCCGCCTAG
- a CDS encoding PQQ-dependent sugar dehydrogenase, producing MRKLRVILPAAALLAACNPPSGAVAQENAGTAAGLPFRVTPVADFDAPWAMTFLPDGQMLVTEKAGTLLLVSAGGKQKHPIATLPVDSAGQGGLMDVVLAPDFARSKQVYLSYSAAGEGGKGVVLVRGVLGAQGGHPALTGITELFRATPFVSGNGHYSGRIAFSPDGKYLFFTNGERQKFDPAQDPKATLGKVLRLTLDGKPAQGNPLAAQGFHPAVWSYGHRNLLGIAFDAKGNLWEQEMGPKGGDEVNLVLPGKNYGYPKVSNGSHYDGRDIPDHAPGDGFEAPKVWWNPVISPGGLMAYSGKLFPQWQGDLFIGGLSSQSLVRVHVDGTNAKKGDQWPMGARIREVEQGPDGAIWLLEDGDDGSQGRLLRLTPAG from the coding sequence ATGCGCAAATTACGGGTGATCTTGCCGGCCGCGGCATTGCTGGCCGCGTGCAATCCGCCGTCCGGCGCAGTGGCGCAGGAAAATGCCGGGACGGCTGCCGGGCTGCCGTTTCGCGTAACGCCGGTAGCGGACTTCGACGCGCCCTGGGCAATGACCTTCCTTCCCGACGGGCAGATGCTGGTGACCGAGAAAGCGGGAACGCTGCTGCTCGTCTCGGCCGGCGGCAAGCAAAAGCACCCGATCGCGACGCTGCCCGTCGATTCGGCCGGGCAGGGCGGGCTGATGGACGTGGTCCTCGCTCCCGATTTCGCGCGGAGCAAGCAGGTCTATCTGAGCTATTCGGCGGCGGGCGAGGGCGGCAAAGGCGTGGTACTCGTGCGCGGCGTGCTCGGCGCGCAGGGCGGGCATCCGGCGCTGACGGGAATCACCGAGCTGTTTCGCGCCACGCCGTTCGTATCGGGCAACGGCCATTATTCGGGCCGCATCGCCTTCTCGCCCGACGGCAAGTACCTTTTCTTCACCAATGGCGAGCGACAGAAATTCGATCCGGCCCAGGATCCCAAGGCGACGCTGGGGAAGGTTTTGCGACTGACCCTCGACGGCAAGCCCGCGCAGGGCAATCCGCTGGCGGCGCAGGGCTTCCACCCGGCGGTGTGGTCCTACGGCCATCGCAACCTGCTCGGCATCGCCTTCGACGCGAAGGGCAATCTGTGGGAGCAGGAGATGGGTCCCAAGGGGGGCGACGAAGTCAATCTGGTCTTGCCGGGCAAGAATTACGGCTATCCCAAGGTCTCGAACGGTAGCCACTATGACGGTCGCGACATCCCCGATCACGCGCCGGGCGACGGCTTCGAGGCGCCCAAAGTCTGGTGGAATCCGGTGATCAGTCCGGGGGGGCTGATGGCCTATTCGGGCAAATTGTTCCCACAATGGCAAGGCGATCTGTTCATCGGGGGGCTTTCGAGCCAGTCACTGGTGCGCGTCCACGTCGACGGCACCAATGCGAAGAAGGGCGATCAATGGCCGATGGGCGCGCGCATCCGCGAAGTCGAGCAAGGGCCTGACGGCGCGATCTGGCTGCTCGAGGACGGCGACGATGGCTCTCAAGGACGT